One genomic window of Deltaproteobacteria bacterium includes the following:
- a CDS encoding TolC family protein, whose product MTHVPRRAVAIVLVVFMASPAMAESFTLQQAIDHALAQNKDLAAAREQPVAAHEAVTQARASVLPHVTLGAGYQRLSEVPVIESKKPNVEMPTTPLGLPTVTFEKVETKMGDEDNYQAQAKATQVLFTSGGALAGIRAAKAGERAAIETVSAREEDIARQVAEAFWAVIFAQDVLAAQRESLRVAEAHLTDVQTRATHGAASRFEVLRSEVEVANLRPEVKKAENQVLIAKTGLKSLIGLDLDAPIDAVGALTPDVPALGYVEARDEAMRERHELAALAAGAEANERKAWASTAMALPKIFATGSYTYQKPWYFENDWKDWWSLGVGLEIPVFDGLQALGARRQSLSDARRMNLEANAAREKIDLAIRRSLLDLTETGPRVAETAENVHRAQETYAMAENAYRQGAMTNLEVLDAQLALTGARTRHIQALYDHQIAKTRLLAAAGRLIP is encoded by the coding sequence ATGACGCACGTTCCCCGGCGGGCCGTCGCGATCGTCCTCGTGGTGTTCATGGCGTCGCCCGCGATGGCCGAGTCGTTCACGCTGCAACAGGCGATCGACCACGCTCTCGCCCAAAACAAGGACCTCGCCGCCGCGCGCGAACAGCCCGTCGCCGCGCATGAAGCCGTCACGCAGGCACGTGCGTCGGTGTTGCCGCACGTCACGCTCGGGGCGGGTTACCAGCGGCTTTCCGAAGTGCCGGTGATCGAGTCGAAGAAGCCGAACGTCGAAATGCCGACGACTCCCCTCGGTCTGCCCACGGTCACGTTTGAAAAGGTCGAGACGAAGATGGGCGACGAAGACAACTATCAGGCCCAGGCCAAGGCCACGCAGGTGCTGTTCACGTCGGGTGGGGCGCTCGCGGGCATCCGCGCCGCGAAGGCGGGCGAGCGTGCCGCGATCGAGACGGTGAGCGCCCGCGAGGAGGACATCGCGCGGCAGGTGGCCGAGGCGTTCTGGGCCGTGATTTTCGCTCAGGATGTCCTTGCGGCGCAGCGCGAATCCCTGCGTGTCGCCGAGGCGCATCTGACCGATGTTCAAACCCGTGCGACGCACGGCGCGGCGAGCCGATTCGAGGTTCTGCGCAGCGAGGTCGAGGTCGCGAATCTGCGTCCCGAGGTGAAGAAAGCCGAGAATCAGGTTCTGATCGCGAAGACCGGTCTGAAATCCCTGATCGGGCTCGACCTCGACGCGCCGATCGACGCCGTCGGCGCACTCACCCCCGACGTGCCCGCGCTCGGCTATGTCGAGGCCCGCGACGAGGCGATGCGCGAGCGGCACGAACTCGCCGCGCTCGCGGCCGGGGCCGAGGCGAACGAGCGCAAGGCGTGGGCATCCACCGCGATGGCGCTGCCCAAAATCTTCGCCACGGGCAGCTATACGTATCAAAAGCCCTGGTACTTCGAGAACGACTGGAAGGACTGGTGGTCGCTGGGCGTCGGCCTTGAGATCCCCGTCTTCGACGGCCTGCAGGCGCTGGGCGCGAGGCGGCAGTCACTGTCCGACGCGCGGCGCATGAATCTGGAAGCGAACGCCGCGCGCGAAAAAATCGATCTCGCGATCCGGCGCTCGCTGCTCGACCTCACCGAGACCGGGCCGCGCGTCGCCGAGACCGCCGAAAACGTGCATCGCGCCCAAGAGACCTACGCGATGGCCGAAAACGCCTATCGCCAGGGCGCGATGACGAACCTCGAGGTGCTGGACGCGCAGCTCGCGCTCACCGGCGCGCGCACCCGGCACATTCAGGCGCTCTACGATCATCAGATTGCCAAAACCCGATTGCTGGCCGCCGCGGGCCGGCTGATTCCCTGA
- a CDS encoding TetR/AcrR family transcriptional regulator, translating into MIDTPQIIERLAPYMAASPDKVRDRIIAGAKARFLADGFARVPVEDLCHQLRISKKTFYKHFRDKSDLVHAIVADNFREIVPRVVGVLASDDPPHARLHGMMDTVLNVVAKRISTIFVADMQALIPDLWNEIDEFRKAYIIPNMLRIFSEGQAAGVFRTDIDARVWSRILFLVITRVADPKILYENEISFESLISTLFTVVRFGIEVRPDPPEVKS; encoded by the coding sequence GTGATCGATACCCCACAGATCATCGAACGACTCGCCCCCTACATGGCGGCGTCGCCCGACAAGGTCCGCGATCGAATCATCGCCGGGGCCAAGGCACGGTTTCTCGCCGACGGATTCGCCCGGGTCCCCGTCGAGGACCTGTGCCACCAACTGCGCATCTCGAAGAAGACCTTCTACAAACACTTCCGCGACAAGTCCGACCTCGTCCACGCCATCGTGGCCGACAACTTCCGCGAGATCGTCCCACGTGTGGTCGGCGTGCTCGCGTCGGACGACCCGCCTCACGCGCGGCTGCACGGCATGATGGACACGGTGTTGAACGTCGTCGCCAAGCGCATCTCCACGATCTTCGTCGCCGACATGCAGGCGCTCATCCCCGACCTGTGGAACGAGATCGACGAGTTTCGCAAGGCGTACATCATCCCCAACATGCTGCGGATTTTTTCCGAAGGACAGGCGGCCGGCGTGTTCCGCACGGACATCGACGCGCGGGTCTGGTCGCGCATCCTTTTCCTCGTCATCACGCGCGTCGCCGATCCGAAAATCCTCTACGAAAATGAAATCTCGTTCGAGTCGTTGATCTCGACGCTCTTCACCGTGGTCCGCTTCGGCATCGAAGTTCGGCCCGATCCCCCGGAGGTGAAGTCATGA
- a CDS encoding penicillin acylase family protein, which translates to MPGISDDVSIDFDHLYIPHVQAATDADAYFGIGYAMASQRLFQMDLLRHLARGDAARIAKLKVRVRQFGKGEKIDFREVGAFMKLLDFEGIGDRLIEGLSPERRALLQSYADGVNAFVRANEKELSMPYSLPLGLGRDFAPWSPGDSGAIMAMMAFTLSKNIDEETAGLFMLREGVSIPKMLTLLAPDYDLDPKDYAYLERLAPKLRDLEFMPGYEMFRLFVQGELHVSPDTAGSNNWVVAPSRSRTGNALLANDPHLGRMMPGYWWLGHVRSPGYDVAGAFIPGVPNVIIGHNGHAAWGMTMVKGDNMDLAVEEIDPVALTYRVGDEWRPLGDTSFAVSGKKRKFPKSFYTTDFGPIITTVTPTTRTAISVRWASWFSDQSFEASFDLMTARSVYEVEAAAKRIGLVTLNLVAADSRGNIGWFVTGDYPRRVGYSGFMPKDGTDPGQQWDGFVGFHERAGAVNPERGFIATANHRPDSPYADAISHSYASSHRVDRITEMLDSNPKHGIDDLRAQQADVKTRQAALILPIVIAAGNGDADLANYVDELRSWNHQLSVGSHGGLYYQVFVANFVLHAIRDLSPESREAFLSSVQFNQQTVEAIPRERTGLWSNAAERAEFIRAAMRAAKAELEEKFPKTLAKATWGDLHQLYLKHPLSKAPFVGKKYRMETLPYPGDAQTVNAGGYRPGMTYDTQYYSALRFLIDMGDPGAARVSFPGGQSENANHPAYSNMFDAWYEVQDYQLLFDADDLAAATMAARIRLEPGN; encoded by the coding sequence GTGCCGGGCATTTCGGACGACGTCTCGATCGACTTCGACCACCTCTACATCCCGCACGTGCAGGCCGCGACCGACGCCGACGCCTACTTCGGCATCGGCTACGCCATGGCGAGCCAGCGCCTGTTTCAGATGGATCTGCTGCGCCACCTCGCGCGCGGCGACGCGGCGCGCATCGCCAAACTGAAGGTGCGCGTCCGGCAGTTCGGCAAGGGCGAAAAGATCGATTTTCGGGAGGTCGGCGCGTTCATGAAGCTGCTCGACTTCGAGGGGATCGGCGATCGGCTGATCGAGGGCCTGTCGCCCGAGCGCCGCGCGCTGCTGCAAAGCTATGCGGACGGCGTGAATGCATTCGTGCGCGCGAACGAAAAAGAGCTGTCGATGCCCTACTCGCTGCCGCTCGGTCTGGGCCGCGACTTCGCGCCGTGGTCTCCCGGCGATTCGGGCGCGATCATGGCCATGATGGCCTTCACGCTCTCGAAAAACATCGACGAGGAAACGGCGGGGCTGTTCATGCTGCGCGAAGGCGTTTCCATCCCCAAGATGCTCACACTGCTCGCGCCCGACTACGACCTCGATCCCAAGGACTACGCGTACCTGGAACGCCTCGCGCCTAAACTGCGCGACCTCGAATTCATGCCCGGCTACGAGATGTTTCGCTTGTTCGTGCAGGGCGAGCTGCACGTGTCGCCCGACACGGCGGGCAGCAACAACTGGGTGGTCGCTCCGTCGAGGAGCCGCACGGGAAACGCCTTGCTCGCCAACGACCCGCACCTGGGCCGCATGATGCCGGGCTACTGGTGGCTCGGCCACGTCCGCTCGCCCGGCTACGACGTCGCGGGCGCGTTCATCCCCGGCGTACCCAACGTCATCATCGGCCACAACGGCCACGCGGCCTGGGGCATGACGATGGTGAAGGGCGACAACATGGACCTCGCCGTCGAGGAGATCGACCCCGTCGCGCTCACCTACCGCGTCGGCGACGAATGGCGTCCGCTCGGCGATACGAGCTTCGCGGTGTCGGGCAAGAAACGCAAATTCCCCAAGTCGTTCTACACGACCGACTTCGGTCCGATCATCACCACCGTGACGCCCACGACGCGCACCGCGATTTCGGTGCGCTGGGCGTCGTGGTTTTCCGACCAGTCCTTCGAGGCGTCGTTCGATCTCATGACCGCGCGCTCGGTGTACGAAGTCGAGGCGGCGGCAAAGCGCATCGGCCTCGTCACGCTCAACCTCGTCGCGGCGGATTCACGCGGCAACATCGGCTGGTTCGTCACGGGTGACTACCCGCGCCGCGTGGGATATTCGGGCTTCATGCCCAAGGATGGTACGGACCCCGGGCAACAGTGGGACGGCTTTGTCGGCTTCCACGAGCGCGCCGGCGCCGTCAATCCCGAGCGCGGCTTCATCGCCACCGCCAACCACCGGCCCGATTCGCCGTACGCCGACGCGATTTCGCACTCCTACGCGTCATCGCACCGCGTCGACCGCATCACCGAAATGCTGGATTCGAATCCGAAGCACGGCATCGACGATCTGCGCGCGCAGCAGGCCGACGTGAAGACGCGCCAGGCCGCGCTGATCCTGCCCATCGTCATCGCGGCGGGAAACGGCGACGCCGATCTCGCGAACTATGTGGATGAACTGCGTTCGTGGAATCATCAGCTCTCGGTCGGATCGCACGGCGGGCTGTACTATCAGGTCTTCGTCGCGAACTTCGTGCTCCATGCGATCCGCGATCTTTCGCCCGAGTCGCGCGAGGCGTTTTTGTCCTCCGTGCAATTCAACCAGCAGACCGTCGAGGCCATTCCCCGCGAACGCACCGGGCTCTGGTCGAACGCCGCCGAGCGGGCCGAGTTTATTCGCGCGGCGATGCGCGCGGCCAAGGCGGAACTTGAAGAGAAGTTTCCAAAGACCCTCGCCAAGGCCACATGGGGCGACCTGCACCAGCTCTATCTCAAACATCCGCTCTCGAAAGCGCCGTTCGTCGGCAAGAAGTACCGCATGGAAACGCTGCCGTATCCCGGCGACGCGCAGACGGTGAACGCCGGCGGCTACCGGCCCGGCATGACTTACGACACGCAGTACTACTCGGCGCTGCGTTTCCTCATCGACATGGGCGATCCCGGCGCGGCGCGCGTGTCGTTCCCCGGCGGGCAGTCGGAAAACGCGAATCATCCCGCGTATTCCAACATGTTCGACGCGTGGTACGAGGTGCAGGACTACCAACTTCTTTTCGACGCCGACGATCTCGCCGCGGCGACGATGGCCGCGCGCATCCGGCTCGAACCGGGGAATTGA